A genome region from Hevea brasiliensis isolate MT/VB/25A 57/8 chromosome 7, ASM3005281v1, whole genome shotgun sequence includes the following:
- the LOC131181701 gene encoding germin-like protein subfamily 1 member 7: MKGAYFLVAFVFLALSSSFAFAFDPSPLQDFCVAINDPKDGVLVNGKFCKDPMLATANDFSFSGLNIPGNTSNQVGSNVTLLNVDKIPGLNTLGISLARIDFAPYGGLNPPHTHPRATEILVVLKGTLYVGFVTSNPNRLITKILTAGDVFVFPIGLIHFQFNIGETNAVAIAGLSSQNPGVITIANAVFGSNPPINPDVLTKAFQLDKNVVNYLQKQF, encoded by the exons ATGAAAGGAGCTTATTTCCTTGTAGCTTTTGTCTTCCTGGCTTTATCTTCCTCGTTTGCCTTTGCCTTCGACCCTAGCCCTCTTCAAGACTTTTGTGTTGCAATCAATGACCCCAAGGATGGTG TGCTTGTGAATGGGAAATTCTGCAAGGACCCAATGCTTGCAACGGCAAATGACTTCTCTTTTTCGGGTCTCAACATTCCAGGAAATACATCAAATCAAGTTGGATCAAATGTAACTCTTCTAAATGTTGACAAAATACCAGGACTCAACACTCTTGGTATATCATTAGCCCGTATTGACTTTGCACCATATGGAGGCCTAAACCCACCCCACACTCATCCTCGTGCCACAGAAATCCTAGTAGTTTTGAAAGGCACCCTCTATGTGGGTTTTGTCACGTCAAACCCCAACCGCCTCATTACCAAAATTCTAACTGCAGGAGATGTTTTTGtgtttccaattggtctcattcaCTTTCAGTTCAACATTGGTGAAACTAATGCAGTTGCTATTGCTGGATTGAGCAGCCAAAATCCAGGAGTTATCACAATTGCAAATGCAGTGTTTGGATCTAATCCACCAATTAACCCAGATGTTCTTACCAAGGCATTCCAATTGGACAAGAATGTGGTGAACTATCTTCAGAAACAATTCTAA
- the LOC131181564 gene encoding germin-like protein subfamily 1 member 7, with protein sequence MKGGAHFLVGFVLLALASSFASAYDPSPLQDFCVAIKDAKDGVFVNGKFCKDSMLVTANDFSFSGLNIAGNTSNQVGSNVTLLNVDKIPGLNTLGISLARIDFAPYGGLNPPHTHPRATEILIVLEGTLYVGFVTSNPNRLITKVLNAGDVFVFPIGLIHFQFNIGKTNAVAIAALSSQNPGVITIANAVFGSNPPINPDVLTKAFQLDKNVVNYLQKQF encoded by the exons ATGAAAGGAGGAGCTCATTTCCTTGTTGGTTTTGTCCTTCTGGCTTTGGCTTCATCATTTGCCTCTGCCTATGACCCTAGTCCCCTTCAAGACTTCTGCGTGGCCATTAAGGACGCCAAGGATGGCG TCTTTGTCAATGGAAAATTCTGCAAGGACTCAATGCTTGTAACAGCAAATGATTTCTCCTTTTCGGGTCTTAATATTGCTGGAAACACATCAAATCAAGTTGGATCAAATGTAACTCTCTTAAATGTTGATAAAATACCAGGACTCAACACTCTTGGTATATCCTTAGCTCGTATTGATTTCGCACCATATGGAGGTCTAAACCCACCCCACACTCATCCTCGTGCTACAGAAATTCTAATAGTCTTGGAAGGCACCCTGTATGTGGGTTTTGTGACATCAAACCCCAATCGCCTCATTACCAAAGTTCTGAATGCAGGAGATGTTTTTGtgtttccaattggtctcattcaCTTCCAATTCAATATTGGAAAAACTAATGCAGTAGCTATTGCTGCATTGAGCAGTCAAAACCCAGGAGTCATCACAATTGCAAATGCAGTGTTTGGATCAAATCCACCAATTAACCCTGATGTTCTCACAAAGGCATTCCAACTCGACAAGAATGTGGTGAACTATCTTCAGAAACAATTCTAG